The following proteins are encoded in a genomic region of Acidobacteriota bacterium:
- a CDS encoding serine hydrolase — protein MKNLKLLVLILFVFPLFVHAQTLDEKLKEIDDYANTVISTWKDSGAGMSIAIVKDDKVVMQKGYGIREFGKPDKPDENTVFAIASNSKAFTTASLAILVDEKKLNWDDKVSKYLPDFQMYDPWVTSELTIRDLVTHRVGLDTFSGDLLWYETTYSPDEILRRLRYLKPVSSFRTRYGYQNLMFIAAGKVVEKASGTSWCDFVTTRILKPLDMNRTTCSIKNLPDNAAWPHNESGGRLRALPRGNVDGSYSAAALNSSVVDLSKWVRTQLGKGKFEGKQIFSEQQSWQMHQQWLAQQVGPAATPGIQPRHFSGVGMGWFVYDYYGRKIINHSGGLDGMLSYTVLIPEENAGFVVLTNSESPAFAVMMNKIRDVLVGAPKRDYIAEGVKRIADGKTHDAEEKAKVDAARVKDTKPSLAIAQYAGTYGDKLYGDVTIAAENGRLVMRFGPSPNFVADLEHWHYDTFEIKWRPSVSYNFPRGFVTFTIDKNGKTDQLKVDQPNNDFWFYELDLRRRDGIGSGR, from the coding sequence ATGAAAAACCTGAAGTTACTTGTCTTAATTCTTTTCGTCTTCCCGCTCTTCGTCCACGCACAAACTCTCGACGAAAAGCTTAAAGAGATAGACGATTACGCAAACACCGTGATCTCAACCTGGAAAGATTCCGGCGCCGGAATGTCCATTGCGATAGTTAAGGACGACAAGGTCGTGATGCAAAAGGGCTACGGTATTCGGGAATTCGGAAAGCCGGACAAGCCGGACGAGAACACGGTCTTCGCCATCGCATCGAATTCAAAGGCATTCACAACGGCGAGCCTTGCGATACTTGTTGATGAGAAAAAGCTCAATTGGGACGACAAGGTTTCGAAATATCTGCCTGACTTTCAAATGTACGATCCGTGGGTAACGAGCGAATTGACCATTCGCGACCTGGTGACGCACCGTGTCGGGCTCGACACGTTCAGCGGCGATCTGCTCTGGTACGAGACGACCTATTCGCCCGACGAGATTCTTCGTCGTTTGCGCTATCTCAAGCCCGTCTCGAGCTTTCGTACGCGTTATGGTTATCAGAATCTGATGTTCATCGCCGCCGGAAAAGTGGTCGAAAAGGCCTCGGGTACATCGTGGTGCGATTTTGTCACGACGCGTATCCTCAAACCGCTCGACATGAACCGCACTACTTGCAGCATCAAGAATCTCCCCGACAACGCTGCCTGGCCGCATAACGAATCAGGCGGCAGACTGCGCGCCTTGCCGCGCGGAAATGTCGATGGTTCGTATTCGGCTGCGGCTCTGAATTCGTCGGTTGTAGATCTATCAAAATGGGTTCGAACGCAGTTAGGCAAAGGCAAATTCGAGGGCAAACAGATCTTTAGCGAGCAGCAAAGCTGGCAGATGCACCAGCAATGGCTGGCACAGCAAGTCGGGCCGGCAGCGACGCCGGGAATCCAACCGCGACATTTTTCGGGTGTCGGAATGGGATGGTTCGTTTATGATTACTACGGCCGCAAGATCATCAACCACAGCGGCGGACTCGACGGTATGCTCTCGTACACCGTGCTGATCCCTGAGGAGAATGCGGGCTTTGTAGTGTTAACCAACAGTGAGTCGCCGGCGTTTGCGGTCATGATGAACAAGATACGTGATGTGCTGGTCGGTGCTCCGAAACGCGATTACATAGCAGAAGGCGTCAAGCGAATCGCCGACGGCAAGACACACGATGCGGAAGAAAAGGCAAAGGTTGACGCCGCCCGCGTTAAAGACACCAAACCGTCGCTCGCCATCGCTCAATATGCCGGAACCTACGGCGACAAACTTTATGGCGACGTGACGATCGCCGCGGAGAACGGCAGGCTCGTGATGCGTTTCGGCCCGTCGCCAAATTTCGTCGCTGACCTCGAACACTGGCACTATGACACCTTCGAGATCAAATGGCGCCCGTCCGTCTCGTACAATTTTCCGCGAGGCTTTGTAACATTCACTATCGACAAAAACGGGAAGACCGACCAGCTAAAGGTCGACCAGCCGAACAACGATTTTTGGTTTTATGAGCTTGATCTGAGGCGTCGCGACGGTATTGGATCAGGAAGGTGA
- a CDS encoding alpha/beta fold hydrolase, producing the protein MADNARAIYSFSRFRLDAAERLFFDGEAALQMPPKLFDTLQMLVANAGKVLSKERMLEEVWEGSFVEENNLAQNISQLRRILGAEMIETVPKFGYRFIGEVSTDQRLTSEPEVVETVRARVYIDDGTHSFERGASPIHTSSSPLLIRQTPETRYVQNGEVNIAYQVLGDGPVDIVFVMGWVSHLEYFWKHHLLASFLERLASFSRLILFDKRGTGLSDRVPLSELPTLEQRMEDVHAVMDAVGSQRAILVGVSEGGPMCSLFAATYPERTAGLVMIGTYAKRIRDDEYPWAPTEKQREAFFELMRNEWGGPVGIDERAPSMANDPEFREWWATYLRMGASPGAAVALTKMNAEIDVRGVLPSVRVPTLVIHRSGDMCLKVEEGRFVATQIPDAKYVELGGIDHLPFVGDQAEILDEIEQFVTSVRSAGEYDRVLATVMSVSFADPDAESSRRGTDGWEEFIARSKAFVRRQLPMYKGREVSVGDEETLAAFDGPARAIRCAAAINQAAEAQGIALKIGLHTGECDVLGDSYSGFAVDLARQIADLSGDGNILVSRTVKDLVAGSGLEFRELGVRSFDGIDGDWRLFEVLMA; encoded by the coding sequence ATGGCGGATAACGCACGAGCAATTTACAGCTTTTCGAGGTTTCGCCTTGATGCCGCCGAACGCCTTTTTTTCGATGGCGAGGCGGCACTGCAGATGCCGCCGAAGCTGTTTGACACTCTTCAAATGCTGGTTGCGAATGCGGGCAAGGTGCTGAGCAAAGAGCGGATGCTCGAAGAGGTTTGGGAAGGCAGCTTTGTTGAGGAGAACAATCTCGCTCAGAATATCTCGCAGCTCCGTCGAATTTTGGGCGCTGAGATGATCGAGACCGTGCCGAAATTCGGCTATCGGTTCATTGGCGAGGTTTCGACCGACCAAAGGCTGACGTCCGAACCCGAAGTTGTCGAGACAGTGCGTGCCCGAGTTTACATTGATGACGGGACACACAGTTTCGAAAGAGGCGCGTCCCCAATTCATACTTCGTCGTCACCCCTTCTTATAAGGCAAACGCCCGAGACGCGGTATGTCCAAAACGGCGAAGTAAATATTGCGTACCAGGTTCTAGGCGACGGCCCAGTTGATATTGTTTTTGTCATGGGCTGGGTGTCGCATCTTGAGTATTTTTGGAAGCATCACCTCTTAGCATCGTTTCTCGAACGCCTCGCTTCATTCTCTCGGCTGATTCTGTTTGACAAACGCGGAACAGGCCTTTCGGATCGCGTTCCATTGAGCGAACTGCCGACGCTCGAACAGCGAATGGAAGATGTGCATGCTGTAATGGACGCAGTCGGTTCGCAGCGGGCTATCCTCGTTGGCGTCAGCGAAGGCGGGCCGATGTGTTCGCTTTTCGCCGCGACATATCCCGAGAGAACTGCGGGCCTCGTAATGATCGGCACTTATGCTAAACGCATCCGTGACGACGAATATCCGTGGGCTCCGACCGAAAAGCAGCGTGAGGCCTTTTTCGAGCTGATGCGAAATGAATGGGGCGGGCCCGTGGGTATCGACGAGCGTGCACCGTCGATGGCGAATGATCCCGAATTTCGCGAATGGTGGGCGACGTATCTACGAATGGGAGCGAGCCCGGGTGCCGCAGTTGCTTTGACAAAGATGAATGCCGAGATCGACGTTCGCGGCGTGCTGCCGTCGGTGCGCGTGCCGACGCTTGTTATTCACCGCTCAGGCGATATGTGTCTCAAGGTCGAAGAAGGGCGTTTTGTCGCGACACAAATTCCTGATGCAAAATACGTCGAACTTGGCGGCATAGATCACCTGCCGTTTGTCGGTGATCAGGCTGAGATACTCGACGAGATCGAACAGTTTGTCACTAGTGTCCGTTCGGCCGGCGAATACGACCGTGTCCTCGCAACCGTGATGAGCGTCTCATTTGCCGATCCGGATGCCGAGTCGTCAAGACGCGGCACGGATGGATGGGAGGAATTCATCGCTCGTTCAAAGGCGTTCGTTCGCCGTCAGCTGCCAATGTACAAGGGCCGTGAGGTCTCGGTCGGCGACGAAGAGACGCTGGCCGCTTTCGACGGCCCGGCGCGAGCCATCCGCTGTGCAGCGGCAATAAACCAGGCCGCGGAAGCACAGGGTATCGCACTCAAGATCGGCCTCCATACCGGCGAATGTGACGTACTTGGCGATTCGTACAGCGGCTTTGCCGTCGATCTCGCCCGACAGATCGCTGATCTCTCGGGGGACGGCAACATTCTTGTCTCGCGGACCGTAAAAGACCTCGTTGCCGGTTCCGGACTGGAGTTCCGCGAATTGGGCGTTCGTTCGTTCGACGGCATCGATGGCGATTGGCGACTTTTCGAAGTACTAATGGCGTAA
- a CDS encoding VCBS repeat-containing protein has protein sequence MNFRSFRTILSGLLLFVMTGGAWAAPVVRQGTGANTAALQAIVDQFRADLGGANNGVGGLFTSGRREINWDGVPDSFSEPNNLPLDFFNVNSPRGVIFNAIEDATGAALNQFAVSATTASGVPVRFANINATYSSIFTTFSAQRLFTVRNTNIMEVNFVIPGTNTPATVSGFGVIFADVDSATGGNRSLIRVYGTDGRQLSAASAGVLDNGLSFVGISFNAGERIARVVIESGNAALSSTNNDGVSGVDVVAMDDFIYGEPRASQFHSGDFDGDGISDSAIFRPSSGTWFRINSGSNTVSQENFGLPGDIPLDGDFDGDSRADVAIFRPSNGEWYFRRSSNSSVYGAQFGQNGDKPVVGDYDKDGKSDIALWRPSNGNFFVLRSSTDFTTFFGYPFGVNGDIPVQGGAQ, from the coding sequence ATGAACTTTCGATCTTTTAGAACAATACTTAGTGGTCTTTTGCTATTTGTCATGACGGGCGGGGCATGGGCAGCTCCCGTCGTGCGGCAAGGGACCGGTGCAAATACGGCCGCTCTTCAAGCGATCGTCGATCAGTTTCGAGCCGATCTTGGCGGTGCCAACAACGGCGTTGGCGGATTGTTCACATCCGGCCGGCGAGAGATCAACTGGGACGGCGTGCCCGACAGTTTTTCGGAACCAAACAATCTGCCGTTAGATTTTTTTAACGTGAACAGCCCTCGGGGCGTAATTTTTAACGCCATTGAGGATGCCACCGGAGCCGCGCTCAATCAATTTGCCGTCAGCGCAACCACCGCCTCGGGCGTGCCCGTCCGGTTTGCCAACATCAACGCGACCTACTCGTCGATCTTTACGACATTTAGCGCTCAACGCCTGTTCACGGTCCGCAACACGAATATTATGGAAGTCAATTTTGTGATCCCGGGAACGAACACTCCGGCGACCGTCAGCGGTTTTGGCGTTATCTTTGCCGATGTCGATTCGGCGACGGGTGGAAACCGATCTCTGATCCGCGTTTATGGAACCGACGGCAGACAGCTTTCAGCTGCTTCCGCCGGGGTTCTGGACAATGGCCTTTCGTTCGTCGGTATTTCGTTCAATGCGGGCGAACGCATAGCCCGCGTGGTCATAGAAAGCGGAAACGCCGCACTTTCCTCCACCAATAACGACGGTGTGAGTGGTGTCGACGTGGTCGCAATGGATGATTTCATCTACGGCGAACCTCGTGCATCTCAATTCCACAGCGGTGATTTTGATGGCGACGGTATTTCCGACTCAGCCATCTTTCGTCCAAGTAGCGGCACATGGTTTCGCATAAACAGCGGTTCCAATACGGTTTCCCAAGAAAACTTTGGCCTGCCGGGCGATATACCGCTGGACGGGGATTTCGATGGCGATTCGCGTGCGGACGTCGCGATCTTTCGTCCCTCGAACGGCGAATGGTATTTCAGACGCAGTTCGAACAGTTCTGTATACGGAGCACAATTCGGCCAGAACGGCGACAAACCTGTGGTTGGCGATTACGATAAGGACGGAAAGAGCGACATCGCACTCTGGCGGCCCTCGAATGGCAACTTCTTCGTGTTGCGAAGCAGTACCGATTTCACAACCTTCTTCGGATATCCATTCGGTGTGAATGGCGACATTCCTGTTCAGGGCGGAGCTCAGTAA
- a CDS encoding SLC13 family permease gives MTPEIVITLLLLVAAILLFASEKLPVDVIGILLVMGLVLTRVLSVQDAVAGFGNDIIITIAGLFLLVGGLIKTGMVDLIGRRMHKIAGDSEFVLTALIMFAAALGASVLKNTTTTAMFLPVVMGLAARAKIPPSKLLMPLAFGAILGGSCTLIGTSTNLAVSGAIVRYGMEPYSMFELAPVGIITFAVGMVYMLLVGRKLLPSRGGEESFTEQYQIREYVSELIVLPDSPLVGQTLSEANLNTRLDLTVLGIVRDGEKINVPGTDERIQRRDSLIVEGKISDILRVKEEIGLEIKPDFMLNDVVLEGDDVELFEVLVMRDSRLVGQSLKTLKFRQTYDLTVLAINRHGETFINKLSDVKFIFGDVLLVQGKRVRIEPLVADREVMILEDVSESNVRIDKRKWAIAAFGLFLALSLSKVIIGYDIPLAMCVLCGVMLLLATKTVRYSEMYSLIDFRLLVLIACMMSFGVAMENTGADKFLAAIINNYFGQFGGTAVLAGFFVLTVALTQPMSNQAAALVVLPVAVKAAVALGLNPRTFVVAVTYAASFSFITPLEPACVLVYTPGRYRFMDFVKIGTILTIIVFAVSIFLVPIFWPL, from the coding sequence ATGACACCTGAGATCGTGATCACACTTTTGCTGCTTGTAGCGGCGATATTGCTTTTTGCCAGCGAAAAGCTGCCGGTAGATGTGATCGGCATTTTGCTTGTAATGGGCTTGGTCCTGACACGCGTACTCAGCGTGCAGGACGCTGTCGCCGGATTTGGCAATGACATAATCATCACGATCGCGGGCCTTTTCCTGCTCGTCGGAGGCCTCATTAAGACCGGAATGGTCGACCTTATCGGCCGTCGGATGCATAAGATCGCCGGGGATAGCGAGTTTGTCCTAACTGCACTGATAATGTTCGCCGCCGCTCTCGGTGCTTCTGTTTTAAAGAATACGACCACGACGGCAATGTTCCTGCCCGTCGTGATGGGTCTCGCCGCCAGGGCCAAGATCCCGCCGTCAAAACTGCTGATGCCGCTCGCTTTCGGAGCCATTCTTGGCGGCAGCTGCACATTGATCGGAACGTCGACCAACCTTGCTGTCAGCGGCGCAATCGTTCGATACGGGATGGAGCCGTATTCGATGTTCGAGTTGGCACCGGTCGGCATCATCACATTTGCGGTCGGAATGGTCTACATGCTGCTCGTCGGCCGGAAACTGCTGCCGAGCCGCGGCGGCGAAGAATCGTTCACCGAGCAATATCAGATTCGCGAATACGTTTCCGAATTGATCGTCCTGCCCGACTCGCCGCTGGTCGGACAAACGCTCAGCGAGGCCAACCTCAACACAAGACTCGACCTGACCGTGCTCGGCATCGTACGAGATGGTGAAAAGATCAATGTTCCGGGAACTGATGAACGTATCCAGCGGCGTGATTCTTTGATTGTCGAGGGCAAGATCAGCGACATTCTGCGCGTGAAAGAAGAGATCGGGCTCGAGATCAAGCCTGATTTTATGCTCAACGATGTTGTTCTCGAAGGTGACGATGTCGAACTATTCGAAGTATTAGTAATGCGCGATTCGCGGCTTGTCGGCCAATCGCTCAAAACGCTTAAATTCCGTCAGACGTATGACCTGACCGTCCTCGCCATAAATCGCCACGGCGAAACGTTTATCAACAAACTGAGCGATGTAAAATTTATTTTCGGTGACGTTTTGCTCGTTCAGGGAAAGCGCGTCCGGATCGAACCATTGGTCGCGGACCGCGAAGTCATGATCCTCGAGGACGTTTCCGAATCGAACGTTCGCATCGACAAGCGAAAATGGGCTATAGCCGCATTCGGACTTTTTCTTGCACTGTCACTTTCAAAGGTAATTATAGGCTATGACATCCCGCTTGCGATGTGCGTGCTATGCGGCGTAATGCTGCTGTTGGCGACAAAGACCGTCCGGTACAGCGAGATGTACTCGCTGATCGATTTTCGACTGTTGGTCCTTATCGCGTGCATGATGAGCTTTGGCGTCGCGATGGAAAATACGGGCGCCGACAAATTTCTGGCGGCGATCATTAACAACTATTTCGGACAGTTTGGCGGAACGGCAGTTCTTGCGGGATTCTTTGTTTTGACGGTCGCTCTGACCCAACCAATGTCCAATCAGGCCGCCGCATTGGTCGTTTTACCTGTCGCAGTCAAAGCTGCCGTAGCTCTTGGCCTCAATCCGCGCACATTTGTCGTCGCGGTCACCTACGCCGCCTCATTCTCATTCATCACACCGCTCGAACCGGCATGCGTCCTCGTCTATACGCCCGGCCGCTATAGATTTATGGATTTTGTGAAGATCGGCACCATCCTGACGATCATCGTTTTTGCGGTGTCGATCTTCCTCGTCCCGATCTTTTGGCCGCTCTAG
- a CDS encoding flippase-like domain-containing protein yields MQEQKPSKHINRLKIAGTILTLGGIALFAYFIYAVGVGELVDGITRFGVVGFAVILLIFAVRICVRSASWSLSVYDPYKLRLRDTIPAVIIGEAASSVIPLGILISGTAKAVAVRHRVPLVVGLSSVATENLFYSLTTSLFLILGAVTFLRNTTLDESWVLTIDILIAGIVLLLIFLFLLVVRQWHIFSEVCESLYRRGYFKNLLENGRLQVRLFENLIFGFYRRHPRRFLPIVGLGTVYDLLGVVEVYYVLSRLSDAVPSLLTSFLLESVSRLITILFKLIPLTIGVDEAGAKFVGDTVALAAGVGVTLAIIRKGRILFWTAIGTILIIKRGLRLKDITKAQHS; encoded by the coding sequence ATGCAAGAACAGAAACCGTCAAAACACATAAATCGGCTCAAGATCGCCGGGACGATATTGACGCTCGGCGGCATTGCCCTATTTGCATATTTTATTTATGCGGTCGGTGTCGGTGAATTGGTCGACGGTATTACAAGGTTCGGGGTCGTCGGTTTTGCGGTGATCTTGCTGATCTTTGCTGTTCGGATATGTGTCCGTTCAGCGTCGTGGTCATTATCGGTCTATGACCCCTACAAACTGAGGCTGCGTGACACGATCCCGGCGGTAATAATCGGCGAAGCGGCAAGCAGTGTGATTCCGCTCGGGATCTTGATCAGCGGGACAGCCAAGGCCGTCGCGGTCCGACATCGCGTGCCCCTCGTTGTCGGATTGTCATCGGTCGCGACCGAGAATCTTTTTTACAGCCTGACGACCAGTCTTTTTCTTATCTTGGGCGCCGTGACATTTCTGAGAAACACCACCCTCGACGAGAGTTGGGTGCTGACGATAGATATCCTGATCGCCGGAATCGTCCTGCTGCTCATATTCTTGTTCTTGCTTGTCGTGCGGCAGTGGCACATCTTCAGCGAAGTGTGCGAATCACTGTATCGCCGAGGCTATTTTAAGAATCTGCTGGAAAATGGCCGGCTGCAGGTGCGGTTGTTTGAGAACTTGATATTTGGTTTTTACCGCCGCCACCCAAGGCGGTTCCTGCCGATCGTCGGCCTCGGAACTGTCTATGATTTACTCGGGGTGGTCGAAGTCTATTACGTTCTCAGCCGCCTCAGCGATGCGGTTCCCAGCTTGTTGACGTCGTTTCTGCTCGAATCGGTCAGCCGTTTGATCACGATCCTATTCAAACTGATACCGCTCACCATAGGCGTCGATGAAGCGGGGGCAAAATTTGTCGGCGACACCGTCGCTCTTGCCGCCGGTGTCGGCGTAACTCTCGCGATCATTCGCAAAGGACGCATTCTATTTTGGACCGCGATCGGCACGATCCTGATCATAAAACGAGGGCTCAGATTAAAGGATATAACTAAGGCCCAGCATTCCTAG
- a CDS encoding acyl-CoA dehydrogenase has product MSTATGTALSNAGLTALSEEEELFRASVREFAEGEVRPRVEHMEQAAKLDPDLIKQCFELGLMAIESPEEYGGAGSTIFNAILAIEELARVDASVSVFVDVHNTLVTNAFMRWADDDLKKKYMPQLAEGRVGAYALSEAGSGSDAFALTTRAVDKGDHYELTGQKLWITNGNEAEIFILFATVDPSAGYKGITAFIVEKGFEGFTVGKKEDKLGIRASSTTELILDNCKVPKENVLGEVGKGYKVSIETLNEGRIGIGAQMLGIAQGAFEAALKYTQEREQFGQAIGNFQAVQFQLAEMAVEIEATRLLVYNAARLKDAGKPFLKEAAMAKLYSSRCAEAVASKAIELFGGYGYVKDYPVEKFWRDSKIGSIYEGTSNMQLQTIAKLIMSGK; this is encoded by the coding sequence ATGAGCACTGCAACTGGAACCGCACTATCAAACGCCGGACTTACGGCCCTATCCGAAGAAGAAGAGTTATTTCGCGCATCTGTCCGCGAGTTTGCCGAGGGCGAGGTCCGCCCGCGTGTCGAGCATATGGAGCAAGCCGCAAAGCTCGATCCCGATCTCATAAAACAATGTTTCGAACTCGGCCTTATGGCGATCGAATCGCCCGAAGAATACGGTGGTGCCGGTTCGACCATCTTCAATGCGATTTTGGCGATCGAAGAACTTGCCCGTGTTGACGCCAGCGTGTCGGTATTTGTCGACGTCCATAACACGCTCGTCACAAACGCATTTATGCGTTGGGCAGACGACGACCTGAAGAAGAAATACATGCCTCAGCTCGCCGAGGGACGCGTCGGCGCATATGCACTCAGCGAAGCAGGCTCTGGTTCGGATGCATTTGCATTGACCACGCGTGCGGTCGATAAAGGTGATCATTATGAGCTGACAGGACAGAAACTCTGGATCACGAACGGCAATGAGGCCGAGATCTTTATTCTGTTTGCCACGGTCGACCCGAGCGCCGGTTACAAAGGGATCACAGCATTTATCGTCGAAAAAGGTTTTGAAGGATTCACGGTTGGCAAAAAGGAAGACAAGCTCGGCATCCGCGCGTCGTCCACGACCGAACTTATCCTCGACAACTGTAAAGTGCCAAAGGAAAACGTCCTCGGCGAGGTCGGTAAGGGATACAAGGTCTCGATCGAAACCCTCAACGAGGGCCGCATCGGCATCGGTGCCCAGATGCTCGGCATTGCCCAAGGTGCATTCGAGGCCGCCCTCAAATACACACAGGAACGCGAACAATTCGGCCAGGCAATCGGCAATTTTCAGGCCGTCCAATTTCAACTGGCTGAAATGGCCGTCGAGATCGAAGCCACTCGCCTGCTCGTCTATAACGCCGCACGCCTAAAAGACGCCGGCAAGCCGTTTCTTAAGGAAGCCGCGATGGCAAAACTCTACTCATCCCGCTGCGCCGAGGCCGTAGCCTCAAAAGCCATCGAACTCTTCGGCGGCTATGGCTACGTCAAAGATTATCCGGTCGAAAAATTCTGGCGCGACAGCAAGATCGGCTCGATCTACGAAGGCACCTCAAACATGCAGCTCCAGACCATTGCCAAGCTGATCATGAGCGGAAAGTGA
- a CDS encoding GNAT family N-acetyltransferase — MSDISIRLATPDDAQPLTDLAYTTFWDAFAHHPKNAPEDLNHYMRQAFNLEQIAAELADENSIFLIAEINEKPAGYAKLIIDSTEVGITAERPIELSRLYSHQEFLGKGVGQNLMDACFEYAKTNGRDVMWLGVWEYNPRAQAFYTKNGFREVGKHTFQLGSDPQTDLLMQKDISPQSHREHGE; from the coding sequence ATGTCTGACATCTCGATACGCCTAGCCACTCCCGATGACGCCCAGCCGCTCACTGATCTCGCGTACACGACGTTCTGGGACGCGTTTGCACATCATCCGAAAAACGCTCCTGAGGACCTGAACCACTACATGCGGCAGGCGTTCAATCTCGAACAGATCGCCGCCGAGCTGGCGGACGAAAACTCGATCTTTCTTATTGCCGAGATCAACGAAAAGCCGGCTGGTTACGCAAAGCTGATAATCGACAGCACCGAAGTAGGCATTACCGCCGAGCGGCCGATCGAACTTTCACGCCTTTATTCGCATCAGGAGTTTCTCGGAAAAGGTGTCGGGCAAAATCTGATGGACGCGTGTTTTGAATATGCCAAAACCAATGGCCGCGACGTGATGTGGCTCGGCGTATGGGAATACAACCCGCGGGCACAGGCCTTCTACACTAAAAATGGCTTTCGCGAGGTCGGCAAACATACTTTCCAACTAGGAAGCGACCCTCAGACCGATCTGTTGATGCAGAAAGATATTTCACCACAGAGTCACAGAGAACACGGAGAGTAA
- a CDS encoding radical SAM protein, with protein MRQITNPPNPYNHYSAEYVGEPPPTKLEVFEETATRKVITKAFASDWEGGWRYTVNCYRGCIHGCTYCFARQYHEYLGYGAGTDFETKIVVKPNAPQILRHELKKTRDKMPHLDFSFATDPYLPLEASYELTRKCLEVCVDFQVPVSVITKAPLVTRDIDLLKKLKKVSVFFSLPFLTKEKSNPFEPYTPVPEARFRAMREIADAGIEVGIGIAPVIPGYNESDIPGLLERAKESGASRAFMSMLHLDTDSIEEYFVHKMHERLRPTRVTKIINTMKRERGGTLRHATYKDRMTGKTEQWEVTKKLFDYHAKRLGFRQHEKPAEPEPKVSEIPVQQRLF; from the coding sequence GTGCGACAGATTACAAATCCTCCAAATCCCTACAATCATTACTCAGCCGAATACGTTGGCGAGCCGCCGCCGACCAAGCTTGAGGTGTTTGAGGAAACGGCTACACGGAAAGTGATCACCAAGGCCTTCGCTTCGGATTGGGAAGGTGGTTGGCGTTACACCGTCAATTGCTATCGCGGATGCATTCACGGCTGCACTTATTGCTTCGCACGCCAGTATCACGAATATCTGGGCTACGGTGCAGGAACCGATTTTGAGACAAAGATCGTAGTCAAACCAAACGCACCGCAGATACTCAGACATGAACTAAAAAAGACCCGCGACAAAATGCCGCATCTCGATTTCTCGTTCGCGACCGACCCGTATCTGCCGCTTGAGGCTAGCTACGAGCTGACACGGAAATGCCTCGAGGTCTGCGTAGATTTTCAGGTGCCCGTCAGTGTAATTACAAAGGCGCCACTTGTGACGCGCGATATAGATCTTTTGAAAAAACTCAAGAAAGTGTCGGTCTTCTTTTCATTGCCATTTTTAACGAAAGAAAAGTCGAATCCATTCGAACCATATACGCCCGTTCCGGAAGCCCGTTTTAGAGCGATGCGTGAGATCGCGGACGCTGGTATCGAGGTCGGTATCGGCATCGCCCCGGTTATTCCGGGCTACAACGAATCGGACATTCCGGGCCTTCTCGAACGCGCCAAGGAATCCGGTGCGTCGCGGGCGTTTATGTCGATGCTGCATCTCGACACTGATTCGATCGAGGAGTATTTCGTCCATAAGATGCACGAACGCCTGCGGCCGACACGCGTCACCAAGATCATCAATACCATGAAGCGCGAACGCGGCGGTACGCTTCGTCACGCCACCTACAAAGACCGCATGACCGGCAAGACCGAACAATGGGAAGTGACAAAAAAACTATTCGATTACCACGCCAAACGCCTCGGCTTTCGCCAGCACGAAAAACCGGCTGAGCCCGAACCGAAAGTTTCTGAAATACCTGTCCAGCAGCGTCTCTTCTAA
- a CDS encoding tetratricopeptide repeat protein: MQNRIEVFRQMLDADPDNTMVMFGLAKEYEKLGQHQDVIDLLENYLAKADDEGNAYGVLAQAYNQTGNREKAIDTYKKGIDVSIAHGHPSMANEYRMTLDLELSE; this comes from the coding sequence ATGCAAAACCGTATCGAAGTTTTCCGCCAGATGCTCGACGCCGACCCTGACAATACAATGGTCATGTTCGGGCTTGCCAAAGAGTATGAAAAACTCGGCCAGCACCAGGATGTTATCGATCTGCTCGAGAATTACCTTGCCAAGGCAGACGACGAAGGCAATGCGTACGGCGTTCTCGCCCAAGCTTATAACCAGACGGGAAACCGCGAAAAGGCGATCGACACTTACAAGAAAGGGATCGATGTCTCAATTGCTCATGGCCATCCGTCGATGGCAAATGAATATCGGATGACGCTGGACCTCGAATTAAGCGAATAG